From the Patescibacteria group bacterium genome, one window contains:
- a CDS encoding bifunctional 5,10-methylenetetrahydrofolate dehydrogenase/5,10-methenyltetrahydrofolate cyclohydrolase → MIINGKALAQRFTMRLQRDTRALLQKGVRPGFGILLVGDDPASHLYVSMKLDLARKLGFYCKRVFLPKNTSEEIVVQKLKTLQNNPRIHGVIVQIPLPKPISLGAVCATLDPKKDIDCLHPSNLKSLQRGVRPVFWPPTAESVVSLIKSTKQSLKNKKVVIVGCGFFAHQIAALCASKGARVKVVSSSATRIKQSTLQADIVISAVGKPKIITGDSIKKGAIVIDVGASKQGNKTVGDVDMESVAPKAKAVSPVPGGVGPVTVVILMKNVLDAAKRLTRKQ, encoded by the coding sequence ATGATTATCAATGGCAAGGCATTAGCACAACGCTTTACGATGCGTCTTCAGAGAGATACTAGGGCATTACTGCAAAAAGGAGTAAGGCCTGGGTTTGGCATTCTATTGGTTGGTGATGACCCTGCATCACATCTGTATGTTTCCATGAAGCTTGATCTTGCGAGAAAACTAGGTTTTTATTGCAAGCGCGTATTTTTGCCGAAGAATACATCTGAAGAGATAGTAGTGCAAAAACTAAAAACTCTTCAAAACAATCCACGAATACACGGAGTTATTGTACAAATTCCATTACCCAAGCCCATCTCCCTTGGTGCTGTATGTGCCACATTGGATCCAAAAAAAGATATCGATTGTCTCCATCCCAGTAATCTAAAAAGCCTTCAAAGAGGTGTAAGACCGGTTTTTTGGCCTCCAACTGCCGAGTCGGTTGTTTCTCTCATCAAGTCAACCAAGCAATCACTGAAGAATAAAAAAGTTGTTATTGTCGGGTGCGGCTTTTTTGCGCATCAGATAGCAGCGCTCTGTGCATCAAAAGGCGCGCGCGTGAAAGTAGTCTCATCCTCGGCTACGAGGATTAAACAGAGCACTCTGCAGGCAGATATTGTAATCAGCGCAGTTGGAAAACCAAAGATCATCACTGGCGATTCAATAAAAAAAGGCGCTATTGTTATTGATGTTGGCGCTTCAAAACAGGGAAACAAGACAGTTGGCGATGTTGATATGGAATCTGTAGCGCCAAAAGCAAAAGCAGTTTCACCAGTTCCCGGTGGTGTTGGCCCCGTGACGGTTGTTATATTGATGAAAAATGTGTTGGATGCTGCAAAGCGATTGACGAGAAAGCAATAA